A genomic region of Desulfomonile tiedjei contains the following coding sequences:
- a CDS encoding OmpA family protein — protein MRSRRAGSFHESFNVWPGFTDIIVGLLLVFVFVVTLFTMTQTILSRVLTTKDVELQRLHGEISAKSQELERLSLEISKLEQLFQAQVDSATKLHEQLASRGKELELALAEIKANTELLAAKDERLTHQKKEVESALEGIKEKTTLLQDREQRIWEMGLKLSDKDQDLTKTKAELSDKEKSLLDLRARLEMLNSRVAGLNEKIAGYVAEVSRLNQLLAESQDSKTTEKTKAAALQKEIVSLQSKLEEISSKLAGTEAEAEKKFRLSQLVDLLGQKDQEIDRLRKLARYRSEFLAKLEEVFAGISDIKVQGDRFIFQSEILFASGRAEINESGKKELDKFAGIYKEMIPKIPTGVDLIILIQGHTDIDPVRSAKYRTNWELSSDRAMQVVRYLIEKGIPATRLGAAALGEFHPVEKGDSPDAKRLNRRIEIKITSL, from the coding sequence GAGAGTTTCAACGTCTGGCCGGGCTTTACGGACATTATAGTAGGCTTGCTCCTGGTATTCGTCTTTGTTGTGACCCTCTTTACCATGACCCAAACCATCCTCTCCCGTGTCCTCACCACGAAGGATGTGGAATTGCAGCGACTGCACGGGGAAATCTCTGCCAAGAGTCAGGAATTGGAGCGGCTGAGCTTGGAGATCAGCAAATTGGAGCAGCTCTTCCAGGCTCAGGTGGACAGCGCGACAAAATTGCACGAGCAATTGGCTTCAAGGGGCAAAGAGCTTGAGCTGGCCCTGGCGGAGATTAAGGCCAATACTGAACTTCTCGCGGCAAAGGATGAACGGCTCACTCACCAGAAAAAGGAAGTGGAATCGGCCCTTGAAGGCATCAAAGAAAAGACGACCCTCTTGCAGGACAGGGAACAGCGCATATGGGAAATGGGACTGAAACTCAGTGACAAGGACCAGGACCTTACCAAAACCAAGGCTGAACTGTCGGACAAAGAGAAGTCACTCCTGGATTTGAGAGCAAGGCTGGAAATGCTGAACAGCCGCGTCGCGGGCCTCAACGAAAAAATAGCAGGTTACGTCGCCGAAGTAAGCCGATTGAATCAACTGCTTGCAGAGTCGCAGGATTCGAAAACTACTGAAAAAACCAAAGCAGCGGCCTTGCAAAAGGAAATCGTCTCATTGCAATCCAAACTGGAGGAAATATCGAGCAAGTTGGCCGGCACCGAGGCCGAGGCTGAAAAGAAGTTTCGGTTGTCTCAGTTAGTGGACCTATTGGGACAGAAAGACCAGGAGATTGATCGGCTGAGAAAGCTCGCGCGGTATCGCAGCGAATTTCTGGCCAAGCTCGAAGAGGTGTTTGCCGGAATATCCGACATCAAAGTGCAAGGCGACCGATTTATTTTTCAGTCCGAGATACTATTTGCCTCCGGCAGGGCCGAGATAAACGAGTCCGGCAAAAAGGAATTGGACAAGTTCGCAGGCATCTACAAAGAAATGATTCCGAAGATCCCCACAGGAGTTGACCTGATAATTCTGATTCAAGGGCATACCGACATCGATCCTGTAAGGTCTGCCAAATATCGAACCAACTGGGAGCTTTCTTCGGATCGAGCCATGCAGGTAGTCCGATACCTGATCGAGAAAGGAATCCCGGCCACAAGGCTGGGAGCGGCCGCGCTCGGGGAATTCCATCCCGTGGAAAAGGGAGACTCGCCGGATGCCAAAAGACTGAACCGCCGGATAGAAATCAAGATAACGTCGCTCTGA